One window of the Desulfovibrio sp. JC010 genome contains the following:
- a CDS encoding zinc-ribbon domain-containing protein has product MKVTCPECNFSSEIPEDKIPATAQLATCPKCQAKFKFRDFEVEPDPVPGLDPQEISHAKPEEEYGDAAAYVQQHANDEHAPAEHGYEQPAPFDEQFGDREAAQGEPAREESVQEEKSDIWQRLDSMKPEEDIHDEEHAYAAESPDGGNEVPFENLEKYGFFPGLFLTIKQIILSPAIFFKDMPLKGLLMPLFFFVMMAEFQEICNFVWGMTGLVGSMGPEVGQFMDDSMIASSLQDGTVSALFSLLLYPLVLAALSFPFIGVTHVLLMIFGAGDRGFQATFRATTYSYAPMVLCIIPLVGDMVGALISMAISIIAYKNIHNTTYMRVVLSMVMPIVLLLVILGFYMQFNQPTI; this is encoded by the coding sequence ATGAAAGTTACTTGTCCCGAGTGTAATTTCAGCAGTGAAATTCCGGAAGATAAAATCCCGGCCACTGCCCAGTTGGCAACATGCCCGAAATGTCAGGCTAAATTTAAATTCAGAGACTTTGAAGTGGAACCAGATCCCGTGCCGGGACTGGATCCGCAGGAAATCAGCCACGCCAAACCCGAAGAAGAATACGGGGATGCGGCGGCTTATGTTCAGCAGCATGCCAATGATGAGCATGCTCCAGCAGAACACGGATACGAACAGCCTGCTCCATTCGATGAACAGTTCGGTGACCGGGAAGCCGCTCAAGGTGAACCAGCGCGGGAAGAGTCTGTTCAGGAAGAAAAATCAGATATCTGGCAGCGTCTTGATTCAATGAAGCCCGAAGAGGACATTCATGATGAAGAGCATGCATACGCTGCCGAGTCGCCGGACGGCGGTAATGAGGTTCCGTTTGAAAATCTGGAAAAATACGGTTTCTTTCCCGGCCTTTTCCTGACCATCAAACAGATCATCCTTTCCCCGGCAATTTTTTTCAAGGATATGCCGCTCAAGGGGCTTTTGATGCCTCTATTTTTCTTCGTCATGATGGCCGAATTTCAGGAAATCTGTAATTTCGTCTGGGGTATGACCGGACTGGTCGGTTCCATGGGCCCCGAAGTGGGCCAATTCATGGATGATTCCATGATTGCCAGCTCCCTGCAAGACGGAACAGTCTCAGCTTTATTCTCGCTACTGCTTTATCCGCTGGTGCTGGCCGCACTCAGCTTTCCGTTCATAGGCGTGACCCACGTCCTGCTCATGATATTCGGAGCCGGAGACCGCGGCTTTCAGGCAACTTTCAGGGCTACGACTTACTCATACGCCCCCATGGTTTTATGCATTATCCCTCTTGTAGGCGATATGGTAGGTGCGCTGATCAGCATGGCAATTTCCATCATCGCGTACAAAAACATCCACAATACGACATACATGCGGGTTGTGCTTTCAATGGTGATGCCTATTGTGTTACTATTGGTTATTCTGGGCTTTTACATGCAGTTCAATCAGCCCACAATCTAG
- a CDS encoding OmpA family protein, with translation MKKYLLIILLALSACTHFEPQIATQSVYYQDAEVSLSQLMVYSRPDKPHYGPLSALFYPFHVTQTMYKGSDWGQRVAKGVWQNWTSLQIFPSMVYDESLTYRGLDEALFTARSRGYDLLVVGVVPYLYLGHTMDDSALTIQVRIYETKRGQMVCSFEQSGRIEKKMDDDFIFVKREHRMPDSAFYKIIQAIAQDMAVPLTSWARYEKTNQGMVAGLMPNMVEMQAPQQNGQPLQKKNMTPDNQSVASKPAKQQAAPAAAPAQNSKAKAKPRSINLAVQFDVDSSEIKPESYTLLNELGKALISDNLKNKRVIIGGHTDSDASPEYNTKLSKERAEAVKKYLTDNFPIAPQRIGTTGFGESNPLVPNTSKYNKLLNRRVQVSIAP, from the coding sequence ATGAAAAAATATCTACTTATCATTCTGCTGGCTCTTTCGGCCTGCACCCATTTCGAACCGCAGATCGCCACCCAATCCGTGTATTATCAGGACGCCGAAGTATCCCTGTCACAGCTCATGGTTTACTCAAGGCCGGACAAGCCCCATTACGGACCGCTATCCGCGCTTTTTTACCCCTTTCATGTAACCCAGACCATGTACAAAGGCAGCGACTGGGGTCAGCGGGTAGCTAAAGGAGTCTGGCAGAACTGGACCAGCCTGCAGATTTTCCCGTCCATGGTTTATGATGAAAGCCTGACCTACCGGGGACTTGATGAAGCTCTTTTCACCGCCCGGTCAAGGGGCTACGACCTGCTGGTGGTGGGAGTTGTTCCCTACCTCTATTTAGGGCACACCATGGACGATTCCGCCCTGACCATTCAGGTCCGGATCTATGAAACCAAACGAGGTCAGATGGTCTGCTCCTTTGAACAAAGCGGGCGCATTGAAAAGAAAATGGATGATGATTTTATCTTTGTGAAACGTGAGCACCGCATGCCTGATTCAGCTTTCTACAAAATTATTCAGGCAATTGCTCAGGATATGGCCGTACCGCTCACTTCATGGGCCCGTTATGAAAAAACAAATCAGGGCATGGTAGCCGGGTTGATGCCGAACATGGTTGAAATGCAGGCTCCACAGCAGAACGGACAGCCTTTGCAGAAAAAAAACATGACTCCGGACAATCAATCCGTTGCATCTAAGCCAGCCAAGCAACAGGCAGCCCCGGCAGCCGCTCCTGCGCAAAATTCCAAAGCTAAAGCCAAACCACGTTCCATCAACCTCGCGGTGCAATTTGACGTGGATTCATCCGAAATCAAGCCGGAATCATACACCCTGCTTAACGAACTGGGTAAAGCGCTCATCAGCGATAACCTTAAGAACAAAAGAGTCATCATCGGCGGCCATACTGATTCCGATGCATCACCTGAATACAACACCAAACTCAGCAAGGAACGGGCGGAGGCGGTCAAAAAATATCTGACCGACAACTTCCCCATTGCGCCGCAACGCATCGGCACAACAGGATTCGGCGAATCCAATCCGCTGGTGCCCAATACAAGCAAGTACAATAAGCTGCTGAACAGGCGGGTTCAGGTTTCTATTGCGCCTTAA
- the hemB gene encoding porphobilinogen synthase, with amino-acid sequence MVFDFHRGRRLRRTPVIRDLVRETTLSANDLMMPYFVYETDDENFKKEVSSMPGQFQLSLKQLEIKVEEAVANGLKSLILFGIPAEKDPAGTQAYAEDGIVQQAVRMLKKRWPELLVCTDVCLCEFTSHGHCGLVKDETILNDATLDLLAKTALSHAKAGADMVAPSDMMDGRVAAIREILDENGYEDLPLMSYSVKYASGYYGPFREAAEGAPQFGDRKTYQMDPANAREGLREAAADVIEGADILMVKPAGPYMDIIRQTRDNFDLPVAAYQVSGEYSMIKAAAINGWVDEESVVWESLIGLKRAGADLILTYFTEDVLKRLSEK; translated from the coding sequence ATGGTATTCGATTTTCATAGGGGACGCAGACTCAGACGTACCCCGGTTATTCGTGATCTGGTGCGCGAAACAACCCTTTCCGCCAATGATCTGATGATGCCCTACTTCGTCTATGAAACAGACGATGAAAATTTCAAAAAAGAAGTTTCCTCCATGCCCGGCCAGTTTCAGCTCAGCCTGAAACAGCTGGAAATCAAAGTGGAAGAAGCTGTTGCAAACGGTCTGAAAAGCCTGATCCTCTTCGGCATCCCCGCTGAAAAGGACCCCGCAGGCACTCAGGCTTATGCTGAGGACGGCATTGTACAGCAGGCCGTGCGCATGCTGAAAAAACGCTGGCCCGAACTGCTGGTCTGTACTGATGTATGTCTGTGTGAATTCACTTCCCACGGCCATTGCGGACTGGTTAAGGACGAGACCATCTTGAACGATGCGACCCTCGACCTGCTGGCAAAAACAGCCCTCTCCCACGCCAAGGCAGGCGCGGACATGGTTGCACCTTCGGATATGATGGACGGACGTGTTGCCGCCATCCGGGAAATTCTGGATGAAAACGGCTACGAAGACCTGCCGCTCATGTCCTATTCCGTAAAATACGCTTCCGGCTACTACGGTCCTTTCCGCGAGGCAGCGGAAGGCGCACCTCAGTTCGGCGACCGCAAAACCTACCAGATGGACCCGGCAAACGCCCGTGAAGGACTGCGTGAAGCAGCGGCGGACGTGATTGAAGGCGCGGACATACTCATGGTAAAGCCTGCCGGACCCTACATGGACATCATCCGCCAGACACGCGATAATTTCGACCTGCCGGTTGCGGCTTATCAGGTCAGCGGTGAATATTCCATGATCAAGGCTGCGGCAATTAACGGCTGGGTGGATGAAGAATCAGTGGTCTGGGAATCCCTCATAGGCCTGAAGCGTGCCGGAGCAGACCTGATCCTTACCTACTTCACTGAAGACGTACTCAAAAGACTGAGCGAGAAATAA
- the ahbC gene encoding 12,18-didecarboxysiroheme deacetylase: MIGISKLYCGAVESSDALRYGRESGKLPSHLLQFSKDKKPVVVWNMTRRCNLKCVHCYAQAVDPDGQDEISTSKAKEIIDDLAAFGAPVMLFSGGEPLVRKDLVELASYATSKGMRAVISTNGTLITKEKARELKEVGLSYVGISIDGTEETHDKFRGVPGSYKKALEAVENCKAEGLKVGLRFTINKRNWTEVPSVFQVLKDLEVPRACFYHLVYSGRGSELIKEDLTHAESRQLLDLIMDETKALYDAGMPKEILTVDNHADGVYVYQRLLKEDPARAKEVLELLQFNEGNNSGRGIGCISWDGQVHADQFWRNHTFGNVLERPFSEIWMDENIELLHKLKDKKKYVGGRCAECRYLNICGGNFRARAEAYHGDIWAEDPACYLTDEEIKKD, from the coding sequence ATGATTGGTATTTCTAAACTTTACTGTGGCGCGGTAGAATCTTCCGATGCCCTGCGCTACGGACGTGAGTCCGGCAAACTGCCTTCTCATCTTCTGCAGTTTTCCAAAGACAAGAAGCCTGTTGTTGTCTGGAACATGACCAGACGTTGCAACCTGAAATGTGTTCACTGTTACGCACAGGCTGTTGACCCTGATGGTCAGGATGAAATTTCCACCTCAAAAGCAAAAGAGATCATCGACGATCTCGCAGCATTCGGCGCGCCCGTAATGCTCTTTTCCGGCGGCGAACCGCTGGTCCGCAAAGACCTCGTTGAGCTGGCAAGCTACGCCACCAGCAAGGGCATGCGTGCGGTTATCTCCACCAACGGCACCCTGATCACCAAGGAAAAAGCACGCGAACTGAAGGAAGTCGGCCTTTCCTACGTAGGTATCTCCATTGACGGTACCGAAGAGACCCACGACAAATTCCGCGGCGTTCCCGGTTCTTACAAAAAAGCTCTTGAAGCTGTTGAGAACTGTAAAGCCGAAGGTCTGAAAGTCGGTCTGCGTTTCACCATCAACAAACGCAACTGGACTGAAGTTCCTTCCGTATTTCAGGTTCTCAAAGACCTCGAAGTTCCCAGAGCATGTTTCTACCATCTGGTATACTCCGGTCGTGGTTCCGAACTGATCAAAGAAGATCTGACCCACGCTGAAAGCCGCCAGCTGCTTGACTTGATCATGGACGAGACCAAGGCTCTCTACGATGCAGGCATGCCTAAAGAAATCCTCACCGTTGATAACCATGCTGACGGTGTTTACGTTTACCAGCGTCTGCTGAAAGAAGATCCCGCACGCGCCAAGGAAGTGCTCGAACTGCTGCAGTTCAACGAAGGCAACAACTCCGGTCGCGGTATCGGTTGTATCTCCTGGGACGGTCAGGTTCACGCCGACCAGTTCTGGCGCAACCACACCTTCGGCAACGTTCTGGAACGTCCCTTCTCCGAAATCTGGATGGACGAGAACATAGAGCTGCTGCACAAACTCAAAGACAAGAAAAAATACGTTGGCGGACGCTGCGCAGAATGTCGTTACCTGAACATCTGCGGCGGTAACTTCCGTGCCCGCGCTGAAGCATACCACGGCGACATCTGGGCAGAAGATCCGGCTTGTTACCTCACCGATGAGGAAATCAAGAAGGACTAG
- the fliS gene encoding flagellar export chaperone FliS, whose amino-acid sequence MQKAAQAYLSTQVHTTSKGELLLMLYDAAIKFMKQAKVKIDERDYAAKGILISKAIEVISELTSSLNKEKGGELAENLSQLYIFCNTRLLQANLKMDTEKLDEVIKIIDGIASAYREIIPTEEAQAAVPLQTTASANAGSVNVNRSFANDSRFSMPQAAPQNMPAPNSMRLKKAANAYGGGA is encoded by the coding sequence ATGCAAAAAGCCGCTCAAGCTTATCTTTCAACTCAGGTCCATACCACTTCAAAGGGAGAACTTCTCCTTATGCTTTATGATGCTGCGATCAAATTCATGAAGCAGGCCAAGGTCAAGATTGACGAAAGGGATTACGCCGCCAAGGGTATCCTTATCTCCAAAGCCATTGAAGTTATCTCTGAATTGACTTCCAGCCTGAACAAGGAAAAAGGTGGAGAGCTGGCCGAAAACCTCAGCCAACTTTACATCTTCTGCAACACCAGACTTCTGCAGGCTAACCTGAAAATGGACACCGAAAAGCTTGACGAAGTGATCAAGATCATCGACGGCATTGCTTCCGCTTACCGGGAAATCATCCCCACAGAAGAAGCGCAGGCCGCAGTGCCCCTGCAGACCACAGCCAGTGCAAATGCAGGAAGCGTAAACGTAAACCGCAGCTTTGCAAATGATTCACGCTTCAGCATGCCCCAAGCTGCACCGCAGAATATGCCCGCTCCCAATTCCATGCGGCTGAAAAAAGCTGCCAATGCATACGGCGGCGGAGCGTAA
- the ahbD gene encoding heme b synthase codes for MSDKKMTAGHPGGGHPGGHPGGKPGHPGGGHPGGHPGVHPIPQKNADGSPPLRLIAWEITRSCNLACKHCRAEAHPEPYPGELSTEEAKALIDTFPETGDPIIIFTGGEPLLRHDVFELVSYANDKGLRCVMAPNGTLLTAENSVQLKEVGIQRCSISIDAAKAEYHDEFRGEVGAFDQAMQGIQYLKDAGIEFQINTTVTRNNLHMFKDIFKLAKDLGASAWHIFLLVPTGRAAELGAEVISAEEYEEVLNWFYDFQKTTDMQLKATCAPHYHRILRQRAKEEGIPVNFENFGLDAVSRGCLGGVGFCFISHRGQVQPCGYLDLDCGNVREIPFPEIWAKSPQFLNLRNPDTYDGKCGHCEYEKVCGGCRARAQTMEGSYLGPEPLCSYEPKKKPKKA; via the coding sequence ATGAGCGATAAAAAAATGACAGCCGGGCATCCCGGCGGTGGACACCCGGGCGGTCACCCCGGCGGCAAACCGGGACACCCCGGTGGCGGACATCCCGGAGGTCATCCGGGCGTGCATCCCATCCCGCAGAAAAACGCTGACGGCTCCCCGCCGCTGCGTCTGATTGCATGGGAAATCACCCGCTCCTGCAACCTTGCCTGCAAGCACTGTAGAGCCGAAGCACACCCCGAACCTTATCCGGGCGAGCTTTCCACCGAGGAAGCAAAAGCGCTTATCGATACTTTTCCCGAAACCGGGGACCCGATCATCATCTTCACCGGCGGCGAACCGCTGCTGCGCCACGATGTTTTCGAACTGGTATCTTATGCCAATGACAAAGGTCTGCGCTGCGTAATGGCTCCCAACGGAACCCTGCTCACTGCGGAAAATTCCGTTCAGCTTAAGGAAGTGGGCATCCAGCGTTGCTCCATCTCCATTGATGCTGCCAAAGCTGAATACCACGATGAATTTCGCGGTGAAGTGGGCGCGTTCGATCAGGCCATGCAGGGCATTCAGTACCTGAAAGACGCCGGAATCGAATTCCAGATCAACACCACCGTGACCCGCAACAACCTGCACATGTTCAAGGATATTTTCAAGCTCGCTAAAGATCTTGGAGCGTCCGCATGGCACATTTTCCTGCTGGTACCCACTGGACGTGCTGCCGAACTGGGGGCGGAAGTTATTTCCGCCGAAGAATACGAAGAGGTCCTCAACTGGTTCTACGATTTCCAGAAGACCACCGACATGCAACTTAAGGCCACCTGTGCTCCGCACTACCACCGCATCCTGCGCCAGCGGGCCAAGGAAGAAGGTATCCCGGTCAATTTTGAAAACTTCGGACTTGATGCGGTCAGCCGCGGCTGTCTCGGCGGCGTAGGCTTCTGCTTTATTTCCCATCGCGGTCAAGTGCAGCCCTGCGGCTACCTCGACCTCGATTGCGGCAACGTACGCGAGATTCCCTTCCCGGAAATCTGGGCCAAATCCCCGCAGTTCCTGAACCTGCGCAACCCCGACACCTACGACGGCAAGTGCGGTCACTGCGAATACGAAAAAGTCTGCGGCGGTTGCCGCGCGCGTGCCCAGACCATGGAAGGCAGCTATCTCGGACCTGAGCCGCTCTGTTCCTACGAGCCGAAGAAAAAGCCTAAAAAGGCTTAA
- a CDS encoding glycosyltransferase family 4 protein: MKANRIRVLQISPSLGLGGTEKVMQSFAVNLDKKQFHTAVYSSSDGPRGKLLRKQGIPTFIGPDLFSILTKFRPHVAHIHRAGWTEPGSLRPFKLARTTVLVETNVFGHHDPSPEADLIDRHLFVSHFCAKRFEKVNSIPAVKPKFSVLYNPVDTDLFRDNCPADRKFPQSSFGRISRADKGKWSNLALDFLPILKTLVEKKELPPFNYQIIGGIPEAKQFVADNNLQKYVNFLSPVLTDNEIAEFLNSISFLVHANDTGESFGLVIAEAMAAGLPVITHPSRDLRDNAQLELVDHGETGLIASNADEYAQAVNFLLSNPQEARRMGEKGRTKAAELFRAQDIAAKLGCIYLELLKTKNII; this comes from the coding sequence ATGAAAGCTAACAGAATCAGGGTACTTCAAATCTCCCCGTCTCTGGGGCTGGGCGGCACGGAAAAGGTAATGCAGTCCTTTGCCGTCAATCTGGATAAAAAACAATTCCATACAGCTGTCTACTCTTCATCTGACGGTCCGCGAGGAAAACTTCTTCGCAAACAGGGAATCCCTACTTTCATAGGACCGGACCTGTTCTCCATTCTGACAAAATTCCGGCCCCATGTAGCCCACATCCATCGCGCAGGCTGGACCGAGCCGGGATCACTGCGCCCCTTCAAGCTGGCCCGGACTACTGTATTGGTGGAAACAAATGTATTCGGGCACCACGATCCCAGCCCGGAAGCAGACCTGATTGACCGCCACCTCTTTGTCTCCCACTTTTGCGCAAAGAGATTCGAAAAAGTAAATTCTATCCCGGCAGTCAAACCGAAATTCTCAGTACTCTACAACCCGGTAGATACTGACTTGTTCCGCGACAACTGCCCGGCAGACCGGAAGTTTCCCCAAAGCAGTTTCGGAAGGATTTCCCGGGCGGACAAAGGGAAATGGTCCAACCTGGCCCTTGATTTTCTGCCCATCCTGAAAACACTGGTTGAGAAAAAGGAACTGCCACCTTTCAACTACCAGATAATAGGCGGAATCCCGGAAGCGAAACAATTCGTTGCAGACAACAATCTGCAAAAATACGTAAATTTCCTATCGCCGGTTTTGACGGACAATGAAATTGCCGAATTTCTCAACTCCATCTCATTTCTGGTGCACGCCAATGACACCGGGGAATCTTTCGGACTGGTCATTGCCGAAGCCATGGCCGCAGGACTTCCGGTCATCACCCACCCCAGCCGGGATTTACGGGATAATGCCCAATTGGAGCTTGTCGATCATGGAGAAACCGGCCTTATTGCCAGCAACGCAGATGAGTACGCGCAGGCAGTTAATTTCCTGCTGAGCAATCCACAGGAAGCCCGCCGCATGGGCGAAAAGGGACGGACAAAAGCAGCAGAACTTTTCCGTGCTCAGGACATTGCCGCCAAGCTGGGCTGTATTTATCTGGAACTGCTCAAAACAAAAAATATTATCTAA
- the fliD gene encoding flagellar filament capping protein FliD produces MSDYTSGNINFTGLGSGTDFQQLIDGLIKLERTHINRLESWKSSWSDKVEKFQELNTALLGLQTTLKSMDTLDEFMTKTVSSTNSDIATATASAEADVTAHSLEVHQLAKNDIIVGLGGTAEASDVYFSAAGSFTFYYDGDKITLSNIPAGTTMQGFVNMINNHADSRDKIRAATLDDGGVVHLQIYGLDLGASHQIVLSSIHGSIFDETTYYRSQDAQNAQIKVDGYPYLPNYWIERESNTIDDVIPGVTLNLKQAMASGASMNIGVTTDKDGMVENVQKFVDQVNTVRQMIKDLTDVTTSSDSAKGSILTGNYGVELLVGQRLKEVVANKGIGFSWFYEDPSTGNTSGDRYSSLAQLGIKTNADSGGANMGLLELDTEELTKALNDDPMAVAKLFSANYLGESDSPNLTYLSHINGTTKAGEYNVRYEVSGGVLTKAWINGEPASVDSTTWQITGASGSSASGMAIRVENKTDGVYGSSNTDDPNAMHINLKLGKIGEMVEILGEITSQDGPLEILQDNYDTIMKNIDKKIESEEDRIDLKKQMLTEKYARLDALLGNYQGIQAQLASSINGLNSN; encoded by the coding sequence ATGTCTGATTACACCTCAGGAAATATCAACTTTACCGGTCTCGGCTCTGGAACAGACTTCCAGCAGCTCATTGACGGACTTATCAAGCTTGAACGAACCCATATCAACAGGCTCGAAAGCTGGAAAAGCTCGTGGAGCGATAAGGTTGAAAAATTTCAGGAACTGAATACCGCCCTGCTCGGTCTGCAGACTACGCTCAAGTCCATGGATACACTTGATGAATTCATGACTAAGACCGTATCCAGCACAAATTCAGACATAGCAACTGCCACAGCATCCGCTGAGGCAGACGTCACCGCTCACTCTCTGGAAGTACATCAGCTGGCCAAAAATGATATTATCGTAGGACTTGGTGGCACTGCTGAGGCAAGTGACGTTTATTTCTCTGCTGCCGGATCATTTACCTTTTATTACGACGGTGACAAAATCACGCTCAGTAACATTCCTGCCGGGACCACCATGCAAGGTTTTGTTAATATGATTAACAACCATGCGGACAGCCGGGATAAAATCAGAGCTGCAACCCTCGACGACGGCGGCGTTGTCCATTTGCAAATTTACGGGTTGGATCTTGGTGCAAGCCACCAGATAGTATTAAGCAGTATTCATGGATCAATTTTTGATGAAACGACATATTACCGCTCTCAGGATGCCCAGAACGCCCAGATCAAAGTAGACGGCTATCCATATCTTCCAAATTATTGGATTGAACGGGAGTCAAACACTATTGACGATGTTATTCCGGGCGTGACCTTAAACCTGAAGCAGGCAATGGCTTCCGGGGCAAGTATGAATATCGGTGTAACAACTGATAAGGACGGGATGGTCGAGAACGTCCAGAAATTTGTTGATCAGGTCAATACTGTCCGGCAGATGATCAAGGACCTGACGGACGTCACAACCTCTTCCGATTCAGCTAAAGGTTCAATTCTGACCGGTAACTACGGTGTTGAACTTCTGGTCGGGCAAAGACTGAAGGAAGTAGTAGCCAACAAAGGTATCGGCTTTTCATGGTTTTATGAAGACCCATCCACGGGCAACACCTCCGGAGACAGGTATTCATCTCTCGCACAGCTGGGCATTAAAACAAATGCCGACAGCGGCGGTGCCAATATGGGCTTGCTTGAACTCGATACTGAGGAGTTAACAAAAGCCCTTAATGATGATCCCATGGCCGTAGCTAAACTGTTTTCCGCCAACTACCTTGGTGAATCCGACTCACCGAACCTGACATACTTATCCCACATCAACGGCACAACCAAAGCCGGGGAATACAATGTTCGATACGAAGTTTCCGGCGGCGTGCTTACCAAGGCATGGATTAACGGCGAACCTGCATCAGTGGATTCGACCACATGGCAGATAACCGGTGCCTCAGGTTCTTCTGCTTCCGGTATGGCCATCCGTGTTGAAAACAAGACTGACGGAGTATACGGCAGCTCCAACACAGATGATCCCAATGCAATGCACATCAATCTGAAGCTTGGAAAAATTGGGGAAATGGTCGAAATCCTTGGTGAAATCACCAGCCAAGACGGCCCGCTCGAAATTCTTCAGGATAACTACGATACGATCATGAAGAATATCGATAAAAAAATTGAATCTGAAGAAGATCGAATTGATCTGAAAAAACAAATGTTGACTGAAAAGTATGCCCGACTGGACGCACTGCTCGGTAACTATCAGGGAATTCAGGCCCAGTTGGCTTCAAGCATCAACGGGCTTAACAGTAATTAA
- a CDS encoding glycosyltransferase encodes MDHIFSTYSQQILAYHLSGQKQEDLTPDAGDSDEQAKKHLRFTQRRNAGTVILFGAGDGKLAEAIAEMKLPDQELLLCDLYPEQVRRLHAENCIDFSKQSNCTLLTDSSLWAILLLLIQNGYSTEDCHLILNPALEGESKKNHQNLQKLFSGTRQIEQPETISGSISAGAILSPDEPELEEFIRNFPDWIDEIVLVWDCAENDHAPKLSGFHEAEIINIRQPLNADFSAQRNRMLEHCSGDWVIYMDADERLDADSWEKIRRIPSIENCNGWYLPRMTFYPDNKHSRIGYGLWPDLQLRLFKNTQDLKFVNKIHEQLTGIKGPSGILPHCPIQHLTHILKSREKIESKLKNFNNSTEGRFSHRLGNDFPHIPKELLSPRKDRRVGPLLLPDINLS; translated from the coding sequence ATGGACCATATTTTCAGCACCTACTCGCAACAAATTCTGGCCTATCACCTTTCCGGGCAAAAACAGGAAGATTTGACCCCGGACGCCGGAGATTCGGATGAACAAGCGAAAAAACACCTCCGCTTTACACAGCGGCGCAATGCGGGAACCGTAATTCTCTTCGGTGCGGGAGATGGTAAGCTTGCCGAAGCCATTGCGGAGATGAAATTGCCGGATCAGGAACTGCTGCTGTGTGATCTTTACCCGGAACAGGTCAGGAGACTACATGCAGAAAACTGCATCGACTTTTCAAAACAATCCAATTGCACCCTGCTGACCGACTCTTCCTTATGGGCTATCCTGCTCCTGCTCATCCAGAACGGCTATTCCACGGAGGACTGCCACCTGATCCTCAATCCCGCACTGGAAGGCGAAAGCAAGAAAAATCACCAGAACCTGCAAAAACTTTTTTCCGGGACAAGACAGATTGAGCAACCTGAAACAATCAGCGGATCAATTTCCGCGGGTGCCATTCTCAGCCCGGATGAACCGGAACTGGAAGAGTTCATCCGCAATTTTCCCGACTGGATTGATGAAATTGTGCTGGTCTGGGATTGCGCAGAAAACGACCACGCTCCGAAATTGAGCGGATTCCATGAAGCAGAAATCATCAACATCCGCCAGCCCCTGAACGCTGATTTTTCTGCACAACGCAACCGCATGCTTGAGCATTGTTCCGGCGACTGGGTAATCTATATGGATGCGGACGAAAGACTGGACGCTGACAGTTGGGAGAAAATCAGACGTATACCTTCAATAGAAAACTGCAACGGCTGGTATCTGCCCCGCATGACCTTTTACCCGGACAACAAACACAGTCGCATCGGCTACGGCTTGTGGCCGGATCTGCAACTCAGGCTCTTTAAAAACACACAAGACCTTAAATTCGTAAATAAAATCCACGAACAGCTGACCGGAATCAAAGGGCCGTCCGGCATTCTTCCGCACTGCCCGATTCAGCACCTGACCCACATTTTAAAAAGCAGGGAAAAAATCGAATCCAAACTGAAAAATTTCAACAACTCCACCGAAGGCAGATTCAGCCATCGGCTGGGGAATGATTTTCCACATATCCCCAAGGAATTGCTTAGCCCCCGAAAAGACAGAAGAGTCGGCCCCCTGCTGCTTCCGGACATCAATCTGTCATGA